The window CAGTATACCTTGAATTTTGTGACAGGTCCCTCTCCTCCAAATACTGAAACAGCTAAAAACATATacttacaacacacacacacacagtatcacTCTCCCTCCTGCTCCTGAACAAGTGAGTAAGTTAAGACTGGAGGAGCCAACCCAGGAGTGGCTGACCCCTTCCCCAGGCCATCACTTGGTGCCTGCCACTCCAAACAAGTGGATAACTGGAGGCTATTTTGTGGTAACAACTGGGCAAGCAAACCTGGAGACCAGCACAGTGTTTTCCAAAGCTCATTCCATATGCCTCGGGCTGGGGTCAAAAACATTTCCAGTACGGAGGGAAGAATCAAGGCTTTGGGGACAGGAAAGCGTCTCAGGGCTTTAGAGAAAATAAAGGACTAAAAAGATAGCATTAGAGAAAATCAGACTGTGTCAGCAAGttcaagatttttattttatcagaaaAGGTAGCAAGAAAAAGCAAGATGGGGTCACCTGGGCTTCTCAGTACAAAGAGTCTTGTAAACAGGAAAGACAAAGATGGAATGAAATTGTGTTTGCCTGAAAGTCTCTCATAATTGATACCTGGTAACTAATTTAAGACCATCAGGCTGAGGCAGTGGCTTGCTTCAAGATTTTCTACTGTTCTCTGCTGTTCCACATTACGGTTGGAATCTAGTTGGTGCCAAGGGTGATTATCTTTCCCGCCTCGTGTCTCCTGCAGTCCTGTCTCATTTAACCCTGTGATAACATGAGATTTCAAGCTGATTTGCTGAAAAGGGTGACCTGATTGAGTTTCTGCAGAGAGCTGGGTTTTGACCTGCTGCTGCCCTGAACAGCAGCCCTGCCCCCTTGGCTTCCTTCCCCAGAGAAAGGACAGAGACCGCCTCAGCTTTCAGGTGCTGTGGGGTCTCTGAGACCCTGTGCCAGGCTCTACCCCAGAGGGACATGCCCCGCCTCTGTCTACACTGAGACAGGACAGGGCAGGGGGCTCTGGGCTCCTGTCACATAGGCTATAGGAGGCAAATTGGGGGAAGAATTTTTGAACATTAAGAAAGGGAACCCACGAACCTGTTGTATATTTTTGTTGTCACTTGTATGTTTGGGATGGAGAAATAAGGAAGGACAGAGGGGTGATTCCCTAAGGGATAGTCGAATTTGCTAAACTGTAATAGACTAGGAGTCAAGTAGTTCAGAAGAGGtagttaagagaataaaaattttatCAAGGGCTTTCCAGAGCAGAAGTTCCGACGTATCTGTTCAAACTGGTAAAATGCTAGCAAACTTTTATTCAATAAACTGCATTCTGGATATTTATTttgcagaaaacaaaagaaacgtTTGTAGAAAAAGCTGTTGGGCTATGCAAGGAAATATTAACCTTGGTCACCCAAACTAGAGAGATCAGAAGGTGGAGATGAACTTTTTTCTTATATACTTCCGTATTACTTGCtgtgtgttacttttttttttttctttttaaatttatttatttattttatttatggctgtgttgggtcttcgtttctgtgcgagggctttctctagttgtggcaagcgggggccactcttcatcgcggtgcgcgggcctctcactgttgcggcctctcttgttgcggagcacaggctccagacgcgcaggctcagtagttgtggctcacgggcccagttgctccgcggcatgtgggatcttcccagaccagggctcgaacccttgtcccctgcattagcaggcagattctcagccactgcgccaccagggaagcccactgtgtgttactttttaaaaaattgattgagATGTAATCGACATATCACATTGTATGAGTTTTAGATggacaacatgatgatttgatccATGTATGTATTGCAAAACCACGTGTTACTTtcgtaaattttaaaaatgtgcttaGAAATGACGAACTTAATGATGATACCATGCTCTTTAGGTTGCAGAAGAAGACAAGGAGGAGAGTGAGGAAGAGCTTATCTTTACCGAAAGTAACAGTGAGGTTTCTGAGGAGGTGTATACGGAAGAGGAGGCCGAGGACGAGGAGGCCGAGGAGGAGGACGACGAGGAGGAAGAGGACAGCGAAGGAGAGGAAAGAACGACTGAAAACGAGAAAGGGATGAATGGATCTGTACATTACGGTAGTGTCAGTTCCGACAGCTCGAGGCCAGAGACGTTTAAAAGTCAAATTGAAAACATCCATCTGACCAACGGCCACAGCGGAAGGAACACAGAGTCCCCGGCTGCCATCCACCCCTGTGGAAACCCGACGGTGATCGAGGATGCCCTGGAAAAGGTGAAAAGCAATGACCCCGACACCACGGAAGTCAATCTGAACAATATCGAGAACATCACGTCGCAGACCCTCACCCGCTTCGCGGAGGCCCTCAAGGCCAACACGGTGGTGAAGACCTTCAGTCTGGCCAACACGCGCGCCGACGACAGCGTGGCCACTGCCATAGCGGAAATGCTCCGAGTCAACCGTCACATCACCAGCGTCAACATCGAGTCCAACTTCATCACGGGCAGGGGCATCCTGGCCATCATGAGGGCTCTGCAGCACAACCCCGTGCTCGCCGAGCTGCGCTTCCACAACCAAAGGCACATCATGGGCAGCCAGGTGGAGATGGAGATCGTCAAGCTGCTGAGGGACAACACCACGCTGCTGAGGCTGGGTTACCATTTCGAGCTCCCAGGACCAAGAATGAGCATGACCAGCCTCTTGACCAGAAATATGGATAAACAGCGGCAGAAGCGGATGCAGGAGCAAAAACAGCAGGAGGGGTACGAGGCAGGAGCCAACCTTAGGACCAAAGTCTGGAGAAGAGGAACGCCCGGCTCTTCACCTCTCGCATCCCCCAGGCCCTCTCCCCGGTCATCCCCCAAGCTCCCCAAGAAAGTCCAAATTGTGAGGAGCCGTCCTCCATCTCCGGTGGCCCCGTCCcctcctccgccgccgccgccgccccctcttcctccccaaaggctgcccccccctcctcctccgcctccGCCCCCTCCGCTCCCAGAGAAGAAGCTCATCACGCGGAACATCGCAGAAGTCATCAAACAGCAGGAGAGCGCCCAGCGGGCCTTACAAAatggacagaaaaagaaaaaagggaaaaaggctAAGAAACAGCCAAACAGTATCCTAAAGGAAAGTAGAAATTCCCTGAGGTCAGTGCAGGAGAAGAAAATGGAAGACAGTTCCCAACCTTCTACCCCACAGAGATCAGTTCACGAGAATCTCATGGAAGCTATTCGGGGAAGCAGCATGAGACAGCTAAAGCGCGTAAGTAACCCAAGGGCAGACCCTGGGGCGCAGACCTAGGACAGGAGCCGGCCGCCGCCGCACAAGGGTACCAAAGTCGCCTCTCAAATACTTAAtcactattttaaatgttttagtatgCCAGCAGGCTACCAAATTTGGAGCAGGTCACCAGATAGCACATTTCCATTTGAGAGATGTGCCACCTTCATGGCATCTCAGTCTTTTAAGGGCCAGGCTCATCTTAAGATACTTCAATCTAAAAAAATCCCGATTTCCTTAATAAGAAAGTCAGGGCGTATCATCTACATTCCAGAAAAGATTCATCACTTGTCAAAAATTTTACCACAGAGTTGCAAGTGATTTAAAACCTACcttataatataaaatttgagTACCACCCAGCAATAATCTATATCTGAGTTCTTCCTGGAGACTACTGCTAAAGACATACTCTAcagatatttttttcactttatcatTTGTACCGTTTTTATTGAAAGAAAATCCCCTATTTTTGTAGGTGGAGGTTCCAGAAGCTCTGCGATAAAAACCCGATCTTTAGAAGAGGATGCAGAATTATTCAGTGGTATTAGATAAAATGCATTGTGAGATGTTTCTAAAATACCTTCTTCAATTTGAAATGTTCTC is drawn from Eschrichtius robustus isolate mEscRob2 chromosome 8, mEscRob2.pri, whole genome shotgun sequence and contains these coding sequences:
- the LMOD2 gene encoding leiomodin-2 isoform X1 encodes the protein MSTFGYRRGLSKYESIDEDELLASLSAEELKELERELEDIEPDHSLPVGMRQKSLTEKTPTGTFSREALMAYWEKESQKLLEKERLGECGKVAEEDKEESEEELIFTESNSEVSEEVYTEEEAEDEEAEEEDDEEEEDSEGEERTTENEKGMNGSVHYGSVSSDSSRPETFKSQIENIHLTNGHSGRNTESPAAIHPCGNPTVIEDALEKVKSNDPDTTEVNLNNIENITSQTLTRFAEALKANTVVKTFSLANTRADDSVATAIAEMLRVNRHITSVNIESNFITGRGILAIMRALQHNPVLAELRFHNQRHIMGSQVEMEIVKLLRDNTTLLRLGYHFELPGPRMSMTSLLTRNMDKQRQKRMQEQKQQEGYEAGANLRTKVWRRGTPGSSPLASPRPSPRSSPKLPKKVQIVRSRPPSPVAPSPPPPPPPPPLPPQRLPPPPPPPPPPPLPEKKLITRNIAEVIKQQESAQRALQNGQKKKKGKKAKKQPNSILKESRNSLRSVQEKKMEDSSQPSTPQRSVHENLMEAIRGSSMRQLKRVEVPEALR
- the LMOD2 gene encoding leiomodin-2 isoform X2; the encoded protein is MSTFGYRRGLSKYESIDEDELLASLSAEELKELERELEDIEPDHSLPVGMRQKSLTEKTPTGTFSREALMAYWEKESQKLLEKERLGECGKVEEDKEESEEELIFTESNSEVSEEVYTEEEAEDEEAEEEDDEEEEDSEGEERTTENEKGMNGSVHYGSVSSDSSRPETFKSQIENIHLTNGHSGRNTESPAAIHPCGNPTVIEDALEKVKSNDPDTTEVNLNNIENITSQTLTRFAEALKANTVVKTFSLANTRADDSVATAIAEMLRVNRHITSVNIESNFITGRGILAIMRALQHNPVLAELRFHNQRHIMGSQVEMEIVKLLRDNTTLLRLGYHFELPGPRMSMTSLLTRNMDKQRQKRMQEQKQQEGYEAGANLRTKVWRRGTPGSSPLASPRPSPRSSPKLPKKVQIVRSRPPSPVAPSPPPPPPPPPLPPQRLPPPPPPPPPPPLPEKKLITRNIAEVIKQQESAQRALQNGQKKKKGKKAKKQPNSILKESRNSLRSVQEKKMEDSSQPSTPQRSVHENLMEAIRGSSMRQLKRVEVPEALR